From Gavia stellata isolate bGavSte3 chromosome 27, bGavSte3.hap2, whole genome shotgun sequence, one genomic window encodes:
- the ICMT gene encoding protein-S-isoprenylcysteine O-methyltransferase: protein AAAAAAGPRRGRLGREARASLAAFLLGASVAALPVALGSSPGLLAAPGLRGRLALALHVAGVNAALLLFYPRPLYKIAVRACFLGFAFGCGLLLSAGRSAWRHFGWYMCSLSLFHYSEYLVTAINNPRSLSLDSFLLNHSFEYNLAALSSWVEFTLEKLLFPELKQITWLSTVGLLMVIFGDCLRKAAMLTAGSNFNHIVQNEKSDTHTLVTSGVYGWFRHPSYVGWFYWSIGTQVLLCNPICVVGYALASWRFFRERIEEEEITLIHFFGEEYLEYKRKVPSGLPFIKGVKVEL from the exons gcggcggcggcggcggcgggtccACGGCGGGGGCGGCTGGGCCGGGAGGCTCGCGCCAGCCTGGCCGCCTTCCTGCTGGGCGCCTCGGTGGCGGCGCTGCCGGTGGCGCTGGGCTCCTCCCCCGGCCTGCTGGCCGCCCCGGGCCTGCGCGGCCGCCTGGCGCTCGCCCTACACGTGGCGGGCGTCAACGCGGCGCTGCTGCTGTTCTACCCGCGGCCGCTCTACAAG ATCGCCGTCCGGGCCTGCTTCCTGGGCTTCGCCTTCGGCTGCGGGCTGCTGCTCAGCGCCGGCCGCTCCGCCTGGCGCCACTTCGGATG GTACAtgtgctccctctccctcttccacTACTCGGAGTACCTGGTGACGGCCATCAACAACCCGCGCAGCCTCTCGCTGGACTCCTTCCTGCTCAACCACAGCTTCGAGTACAACCTGGCTGCCCTCTCCTCCTGGGTGGAGTTCACACTGGAGAAGCTCCTCTTCCCAG AGCTGAAGCAGATCACCTGGCTGAGTACTGTAGGGTTGTTGATGGTGATCTTTGGGGATTGTCTGAGGAAAGCGGCCATGCTCACAGCTGGCTCCAACTTCAACCATATTGTTCAGAATGAGAAATCGGATACTCATACTTTGGTGACAAGTGGGGTGTATGGGTGGTTCCGGCACCCGTCTTACGTGGGATGGTTTTACTGGAGTATTGGAACACAG GTGTTACTTTGCAATCCCATCTGTGTGGTGGGCTACGCACTGGCATCCTGGCGCTTCTTCAGGGAGCGGATCGAGGAGGAGGAGATCACGCTCATTCACTTCTTTGGAGAAGAGTACCTGGAGTACAAAAGGAAGGTGCCGTCAGGTCTCCCTTTTATTAAAGGAGTCAAAGTGGAACTGTAA
- the ACOT7 gene encoding cytosolic acyl coenzyme A thioester hydrolase, with protein MARQLVRIMRPDDANIAGNVHGGTILKMIEEAGAIISTRHCNSQAGEPCVAALARVERTDFLSPVCIGEVANVSAEITYTSRHSVEVQVNVMSENILTGAKKVTNKATLWYVPLSLKNVNKVLEVPPIQYARKEQEDEGKKRYEEQKLDRLETKQRNGDMIFPVINPEPHTVGYSQSSLIHLVGPSDCTLLGFVHGGVTMKLMDEVAGIVAARHCKTNIVTASVDAINFHEKIKKGSVITISGRMTFTSNKSMEIEVFVDADPFVDEPRERYRAVSAFFTYVSLSKEGKPLPVPQLLTETEDEKRRFEEGKGRYLQTKAKRQAQMQQAAQQ; from the exons ATGGCCCGACAGCTCGTCCG GATCATGCGCCCAGACGACGCCAACATTGCGGGGAATGTCCACGGGGGAACCATCCTGAAGATGATCGAAGAGGCAGGAGCCATCATCAGCACCCGCCACTGCAACTCCCAGGCCGGG GAGCCCTGTGTGGCCGCGCTGGCGCGGGTGGAGCGGACGGACTTCCTCTCCCCGGTGTGCATCGGCGAGGTGGCCAACGTCAGTGCTGAGATCACCTACACCTCCCGGCACTCTGTGGAGGTCCAGGTCAACGTCATGTCCGAAAACATTTTAACAG GGGCGAAGAAGGTGACAAACAAGGCGACACTGTGGTACGTGCCTCTGTCCCTGAAGAATGTGAACAAGGTCCTTGAGGTTCCCCCCATCCAG TATGCAAGAAAGGAGCAGGAGGACGAGGGGAAGAAGCGTTATGAGGAGCAAAAGCTGGATCGGCTGGAAACTAAGCAGAGAAATGGTGACATGATCTTCCCCGTCATCAACCCAG AGCCGCACACCGTTGGCTACAGCCAGTCCAGCCTGATCCACCTGGTGGGACCGTCGGACTGCACACTGCTGGGCTTTGTGCACGGAG GTGTCACCATGAAGCTCATGGATGAGGTTGCCGGGATTGTGGCTGCCCGCCACTGCAAGACCAACATCGTCACTGCCTCGGTGGATGCCATCAACTTCCACGAGAAGATCAAAAAag GCAGCGTCATCACCATTTCAGGGCGCATGACCTTCACGAGCAATAAATCCATGGAAATCGAAGTTTTTGTGGATGCTGACCCGTTTGTGGATGAGCCCCGGGAGCGGTACCGTGCTGTCAGCGCCTTCTTCACCTACGTCTCCCTGAGCAAGGAGGGGAAACCCCTGCCTGTCCCTCAGCTGCTG ACAGAGACGGAGGATGAGAAGCGGCGCTTCGAGGAAGGAAAGGGCAGGTACCTCCAGACAAAAGCCAAGCGGCAGGCGCAGAtgcagcaggctgcccagcagtGA